The following proteins come from a genomic window of Montipora capricornis isolate CH-2021 chromosome 9, ASM3666992v2, whole genome shotgun sequence:
- the LOC138017692 gene encoding uncharacterized protein: MYELYEQLLPTKLYTKEKRQTSTDGEVLCRLCGKVAESVAHILAGCSSLAQTKYLYRHNAALKILFFELLREHELIEEVPPWYSPAMPKPAYQNTTSEAFWDIPIYAEHNEVRANWIDVRLVSHERKEVYTIEMSCPWIESRAKKDEEKTLKYGPMMWELKQRYNGYRVEQYNIIIDVLGGYSKHLEKSVRKLIGARARGVLERMQKSVISNTLNIARTFKINT; the protein is encoded by the coding sequence ATGTATGAGCTATATGAGCAGTTGTTACCTACGAAGCTCTACACAAAGGAAAAGAGGCAAACCTCCACCGACGGTGAAGTCCTATGCAGGTTATGTGGGAAGGTAGCTGAGAGCGTTGCACATATACTGGCTGGATGTTCCTCCCTGGCACAAACCAAGTACCTATACAGGCATAATGCAGCCTTgaagattctgttttttgagCTCCTCCGAGAGCATGAGTTGATAGAAGAGGTTCCACCATGGTACTCACCGGCGATGCCAAAACCAGCCTACCAGAACACCACGAGTGAAGCGTTTTGGGATATTCCCATCTATGCAGAGCACAACGAAGTAAGAGCAAATTGGATAGATGTGCGTCTTGTCAGCCACGAGAGGAAAGAAGTTTACACAATTGAAATGAGCTGCCCCTGGATTGAGAGTAGAGCCAAGAAAGATGAGGAAAAGACGCTCAAGTATGGTCCCATGATGTGGGAGCTGAAGCAGAGATACAATGGTTACAGGGTTGAACAGTACAACATAATAATTGACGTATTGGGTGGTTATTCTAAACACCTAGAGAAGTCGGTGAGGAAGCTAATAGGAGCAAGAGCGCGGGGTGTACTTGAACGGATGCAGAAGTCGGTCAtctcaaacactttgaacattgcCAGAACATTTAAGATAAATACTTAG